Proteins encoded within one genomic window of Bacteroidales bacterium:
- a CDS encoding transglycosylase domain-containing protein, whose translation METNLKQKKQIRIFWALLISPILLITLIFTLVNLEVFGKLPGFEELENPKTNLATEIFTSDQVLLGKYFKENRTVVDFKEVSPNVLNALIATEDVRFYQHSGIDARALLRVLQGVITLDLSGGGSTITQQLAKNLYRMRGDSSEYDTGLKGKPNLIITKFKEWVTAVRLEKNYTKQEIIAMYLNTVDFGSNAFGIKSAARTFFNTTPDSLTLEEAATLIGALKAPTALSPKLNPKNSFYRRNTVLEQIEKYQKKLNKLHGYQIKSKEYYDSLQALPINLDYSVQSHTKGIARHFREYIRMLMYKEKPVSPDKPVKPKKMSWKDPEYKKYKRELAQYELQYYRFLEDSTEWEENQLYGWCNKNKKPDGSKYNIYRDGLKIYTTINSEMQIYAEEAVVEHMGEYLQPLFYKRHKGRKKAPFSWNMSEKQIQNVYNLSMKRTERYKRLRYDLKKDSSEIAEIFNTPVEMKIFSWNGPIDTIMTPLDSIKYYKYFLHSGLMSLEPQTGYVKAYVGDINYDYFRYDNVSLSRRQVGSTFKPFVYSFAMEDKMSPCHLVPNVPITIDLPEGQRPPTWTPKFSSNERLDGKMVSLKIGLANSLNQISAWVMKKYGPEKIVEIAHKIGIKSYIPAVPSICVGASEVRLSEMVGAYDTYANGGIHVEPIFVTRIEDKNGNVIAKFKAKNSEALNPNTAYRMIELMKGVVDMGTSVRLRYKYGFRNEIAGKTGTTNNNSDGWFIGFVPNLVTGVWVGGEERSIHFLSSHDGQGASMALPIWALYMQKVYQNEKLGISKEPFKKPVLYDGVILDCNEYRQINNIDDPFDDNY comes from the coding sequence ATGGAAACAAATTTAAAACAAAAAAAACAAATAAGGATTTTTTGGGCATTACTGATAAGTCCGATTCTGCTGATCACTTTAATATTTACATTAGTGAACCTGGAGGTATTCGGAAAATTACCGGGATTTGAGGAGTTAGAAAATCCAAAAACTAATTTGGCTACAGAAATATTTACATCCGATCAAGTTCTTTTAGGAAAATACTTTAAAGAAAACAGAACAGTTGTTGATTTTAAAGAAGTATCGCCAAATGTTTTAAACGCTTTAATTGCTACTGAAGATGTCAGGTTTTATCAACATTCGGGAATTGATGCAAGAGCTTTGTTGCGAGTATTGCAAGGTGTAATTACGCTTGATCTTTCAGGTGGCGGAAGTACAATAACTCAGCAATTGGCAAAAAATTTATATAGGATGAGAGGAGATTCTTCTGAATATGATACCGGTTTAAAAGGAAAACCTAATTTGATAATTACCAAATTCAAAGAATGGGTAACAGCAGTCAGGCTTGAAAAAAATTACACAAAGCAAGAAATCATTGCCATGTATTTGAATACTGTCGATTTCGGCAGTAATGCATTCGGAATTAAGTCTGCTGCAAGAACATTTTTTAATACAACTCCTGATTCACTTACACTTGAAGAAGCAGCAACATTAATCGGTGCTCTTAAGGCTCCCACAGCATTAAGTCCTAAGTTAAATCCAAAAAACTCATTTTACAGGCGTAATACAGTTCTTGAACAAATTGAAAAATATCAAAAAAAATTAAATAAACTTCACGGATACCAAATAAAATCAAAAGAATATTATGATTCTCTTCAAGCATTACCAATTAATTTGGATTACAGTGTTCAATCTCATACCAAAGGTATAGCACGCCACTTCAGGGAATATATTCGAATGTTAATGTATAAAGAAAAACCTGTATCTCCTGATAAACCTGTGAAACCAAAAAAAATGTCTTGGAAAGATCCGGAATATAAAAAATATAAAAGAGAACTTGCTCAATATGAACTTCAATATTACAGATTTTTGGAAGATTCAACAGAATGGGAAGAAAATCAATTATACGGTTGGTGTAATAAAAATAAAAAACCCGACGGAAGTAAATATAACATATACAGAGACGGCTTAAAGATTTATACAACGATTAATTCAGAGATGCAAATATATGCCGAAGAAGCTGTTGTTGAACATATGGGAGAATATTTGCAACCTTTATTTTATAAAAGACATAAAGGCAGAAAAAAAGCACCGTTTAGTTGGAATATGTCTGAAAAACAAATTCAAAATGTTTATAATCTTTCTATGAAAAGAACAGAAAGATACAAACGATTACGATATGATCTTAAAAAGGATTCATCAGAAATTGCTGAAATCTTCAATACTCCTGTAGAAATGAAAATTTTTTCATGGAACGGTCCGATTGATACAATAATGACCCCTCTGGATTCTATCAAATATTATAAATACTTTTTACATTCAGGATTAATGTCACTTGAGCCTCAAACAGGTTATGTGAAAGCTTATGTCGGCGATATTAATTATGATTATTTCAGGTATGATAATGTGTCATTATCAAGGAGACAGGTTGGTTCAACTTTTAAACCCTTTGTATATTCCTTTGCAATGGAAGATAAAATGTCACCTTGCCATCTGGTTCCTAATGTGCCTATTACTATTGATTTGCCGGAAGGACAGCGACCTCCTACGTGGACACCAAAATTTTCATCTAATGAACGTTTAGACGGAAAAATGGTTTCATTAAAAATTGGATTGGCTAATTCTCTTAATCAAATATCTGCTTGGGTTATGAAAAAATACGGACCTGAAAAAATTGTTGAAATTGCACACAAAATCGGTATAAAAAGTTATATTCCTGCTGTTCCGTCAATTTGTGTAGGTGCATCAGAAGTCAGACTTTCCGAAATGGTTGGTGCTTATGATACTTATGCTAACGGAGGTATACATGTTGAACCAATATTTGTTACCAGAATTGAAGATAAAAACGGAAATGTTATTGCAAAATTTAAAGCTAAAAATTCAGAAGCATTAAATCCGAATACTGCATATCGAATGATTGAACTTATGAAAGGTGTTGTTGATATGGGAACAAGTGTCAGATTAAGATATAAATACGGTTTCAGAAATGAAATTGCCGGTAAAACAGGTACAACTAACAATAATTCTGATGGTTGGTTTATTGGGTTTGTCCCGAATTTAGTAACCGGAGTTTGGGTAGGCGGAGAAGAAAGAAGTATTCATTTTTTAAGCAGCCACGACGGACAAGGAGCAAGTATGGCTCTTCCCATTTGGGCTTTATATATGCAAAAAGTATATCAAAATGAAAAACTGGGAATATCAAAAGAACCTTTTAAAAAACCTGTTCTTTATGATGGTGTAATCCTCGATTGTAATGAATATCGACAAATTAATAATATAGATGACCCATTTGATGACAATTACTAA
- a CDS encoding CoA transferase subunit A codes for MNKVVKNATEAIEGIKDGMTLMLGGFGLCGIPENTLKILAEKKVKNLICISNNAGIDDFGLGVLLRDKQLKKMIASYVGENKEFERQFLSGELEVDLVPQGTLAERIRAGGAGIPAFYVTAGYGTEVGIGKEVREFNGKMHLLETALVADFAIIKAKYGDYAGNLIYNNTANNFSNMMAAAGKITIAEVEELVPTGELNPNHIHTPGIYVQRIFKGKDYEKRIEFETTE; via the coding sequence ATGAATAAAGTTGTAAAAAATGCAACAGAGGCAATAGAAGGCATTAAAGACGGTATGACTTTAATGCTGGGAGGTTTCGGCCTTTGCGGAATTCCTGAAAATACGCTGAAAATACTTGCAGAAAAGAAAGTGAAAAATCTTATTTGCATTTCAAATAATGCAGGAATAGATGATTTTGGTTTGGGTGTTTTATTAAGAGATAAACAATTAAAAAAGATGATTGCATCTTATGTCGGAGAAAATAAAGAATTTGAAAGGCAATTCTTAAGCGGAGAACTTGAAGTTGATCTGGTTCCGCAGGGAACATTGGCTGAAAGAATAAGAGCAGGCGGAGCAGGTATTCCTGCATTCTATGTTACGGCCGGATACGGTACTGAAGTTGGAATAGGTAAAGAAGTAAGAGAATTTAACGGAAAAATGCACTTATTGGAAACAGCATTAGTTGCTGACTTTGCAATTATAAAAGCAAAATACGGTGATTATGCAGGAAATTTGATCTATAATAACACTGCAAATAATTTCAGCAATATGATGGCAGCAGCAGGTAAAATAACAATTGCAGAAGTTGAAGAATTAGTTCCTACAGGAGAACTGAATCCAAACCATATTCATACACCGGGGATTTATGTTCAAAGAATATTTAAGGGAAAAGATTACGAAAAACGCATTGAATTT